In one Alphaproteobacteria bacterium genomic region, the following are encoded:
- the rpsB gene encoding 30S ribosomal protein S2, with protein sequence MAVPTFTMRQLLEAGVHFGHTTRRWNPKMKPFIFGERNGIHIIDLEQSVPMLTRALEEVSRVAAAGGRILFVGTKRQAQTIVAEHALKCGQYYVNHRWLGGMLTNWKTIANSIKRLKALEAQFEDEANLQGLTKRERLGLEREREKLDRALGGIKDMSNLPDLIFIIDTNKESIAIKEAGNLNIPVVAVLDSNSDPDGVAFPIPGNDDAMRAINLYCDLVAGAVLGGLQESLGKSGVDLGAAAEPAVEPALTEEAAPAEEAAPAEAAPEAGADGSEEAKTEA encoded by the coding sequence ATGGCCGTGCCGACTTTTACCATGCGTCAGCTGCTCGAAGCGGGCGTGCATTTCGGACATACCACCCGTCGCTGGAACCCGAAGATGAAACCGTTCATCTTTGGTGAGCGCAACGGCATTCACATCATCGATCTGGAACAGTCCGTTCCGATGCTGACCCGCGCGCTGGAAGAAGTGTCGCGCGTCGCAGCGGCCGGCGGCCGCATCCTGTTCGTCGGCACGAAGCGCCAGGCACAGACGATCGTTGCGGAGCACGCGCTGAAATGCGGTCAGTACTACGTCAACCACCGTTGGCTCGGCGGCATGCTGACCAACTGGAAGACGATCGCGAACTCGATCAAGCGCCTGAAGGCCCTGGAAGCCCAGTTTGAAGACGAAGCGAACCTGCAGGGCCTGACCAAGCGTGAGCGACTGGGCCTGGAGCGGGAGCGCGAGAAGCTGGACCGCGCCCTGGGCGGCATCAAGGACATGTCCAACCTGCCGGACCTGATTTTCATCATCGATACCAACAAGGAATCGATCGCGATCAAGGAGGCCGGCAATCTGAACATTCCGGTCGTTGCGGTGCTGGACTCCAACTCCGACCCGGATGGGGTTGCCTTCCCGATCCCGGGCAATGACGACGCCATGCGCGCCATCAACCTGTATTGCGACCTCGTCGCCGGCGCCGTTCTGGGTGGCCTGCAGGAATCGCTCGGCAAGTCCGGCGTTGACCTGGGTGCCGCGGCCGAACCGGCTGTCGAGCCGGCCCTGACGGAAGAGGCCGCCCCGGCCGAAGAAGCCGCTCCGGCGGAAGCAGCACCGGAAGCGGGTGCCGACGGCTCGGAAGAAGCCAAGACCGAGGCCTGA
- a CDS encoding sodium:proton antiporter: MGLIWVVPFVGMLLSIAIFPLVAPHFWHHNFGKISAVWALLFLVPFTLVYGFNLALYEVVHVLFLEYLPFIILLLSLFTVAGGVRVKGYLAGTPAVNTGILLIGTVIASWMGTTGAAMLLIRPLIRANEDRKHKVHTMVFFIFLVANIGGSLTPLGDPPLFLGFLKGVSFFWPTTEMFVPMLCVSIVLLIGYYIADSILFAKERKAGSQVGLPKENEETHPLGIEGGINILLLVGVIGAVLMSGIWKTGIAFEIYHVDVKLQNIVRDLALIGLAGLSWHLTSIESRRANGFSWFPIVEVGKLFAGIFMTIIPAIAILKAGTDGALEPIVSLVSKDGEPVNAMYFWATGILSSFLDNAPTYLVFFNTAGGDAQVLMNELSTTLLAISAGAVFMGANTYIGNAPNFMVRSIAEERGIAMPSFFGYMAWSGLILLPIFVVVTFLFFL; encoded by the coding sequence ATGGGGCTGATCTGGGTCGTGCCCTTTGTCGGCATGCTGCTTTCCATTGCCATCTTTCCGCTCGTCGCGCCGCATTTCTGGCATCATAATTTTGGAAAGATTTCAGCGGTTTGGGCGCTGTTGTTCCTGGTTCCGTTCACCCTCGTGTACGGCTTCAATCTGGCCCTCTACGAGGTCGTCCACGTCCTGTTCCTGGAATATCTGCCGTTCATCATTCTGTTGCTGTCGCTGTTCACGGTTGCCGGTGGCGTCCGGGTGAAGGGGTATCTGGCCGGAACACCGGCAGTGAATACGGGAATCCTGCTGATCGGAACCGTGATAGCCAGCTGGATGGGCACGACGGGAGCGGCCATGCTTCTGATTCGGCCGCTGATCCGCGCCAATGAGGACCGCAAACACAAGGTCCATACCATGGTGTTCTTCATCTTTCTGGTGGCGAATATCGGGGGCTCGTTGACGCCGCTTGGCGACCCGCCGCTGTTCCTCGGTTTCCTCAAGGGGGTTTCGTTCTTCTGGCCGACGACGGAAATGTTCGTGCCGATGCTTTGCGTGTCCATCGTGCTTCTGATTGGCTACTACATCGCGGATTCGATCCTGTTTGCGAAAGAACGCAAGGCCGGGTCGCAGGTCGGTCTGCCCAAGGAGAACGAGGAGACCCATCCGCTGGGGATCGAAGGCGGGATCAACATCCTGCTTCTGGTCGGCGTCATCGGTGCCGTTCTGATGTCCGGCATCTGGAAAACCGGGATCGCCTTCGAAATCTATCATGTGGATGTAAAGCTTCAGAACATCGTCCGTGATCTGGCCCTGATCGGGCTGGCCGGGCTGTCTTGGCATCTGACCTCCATCGAAAGCCGCCGGGCGAACGGGTTCAGCTGGTTTCCGATCGTCGAGGTCGGCAAGCTCTTCGCGGGCATTTTCATGACGATCATTCCGGCTATCGCGATTCTGAAGGCGGGAACCGATGGTGCGCTGGAACCGATCGTTTCCCTGGTTTCCAAAGATGGCGAGCCGGTGAATGCGATGTATTTCTGGGCGACCGGGATTCTGTCCAGCTTCCTGGACAATGCGCCGACCTATCTGGTGTTCTTCAACACCGCCGGTGGTGATGCCCAGGTTCTGATGAACGAATTGTCGACCACCTTGCTGGCGATTTCAGCTGGCGCGGTCTTCATGGGGGCAAATACCTATATCGGGAACGCGCCGAACTTCATGGTCCGTTCGATTGCCGAAGAACGGGGTATCGCGATGCCCAGCTTCTTTGGCTACATGGCCTGGTCCGGCCTGATCCTGCTGCCCATCTTCGTCGTGGTGACGTTCCTGTTCTTCCTTTAG
- a CDS encoding ABC transporter ATP-binding protein/permease encodes MATDTQTGSEAKTRRGVQLRTLRTMLPYLWPAGRPNIRYRVVGALIALALAKGANVIVPIFYKRAVDALDAAGSEQGAAVAGIVAIPVALLVGYGLTRLLAVVFQEIREALFARVAQTAIRTVALQTFRHLHALSLRFHLERQTGGLSRVIERGVKGIEFVLNFMLFNILPTLLEIGLVCVILWGLFDITYAAVTFVTIAGYIAYTLIVTEWRLKYRREMNDSDTNANTKAIDSLLNYETVKYFGNEGHEADRYDGALKRYENAAVRSTVSLSVVNVGQGGIIALGLVVLMLMAANGVAAGTMSLGDFVLVNTYLIQLYLPLNFLGFVYRQIRQSLTDMEDMFQLLHVPQEVQDKPKAETLRAPEGRLSFHHVDFGYDPRRPILKDVDFTVEPGKTLAIVGPSGAGKSTISRLLFRFYDPVGGAVTIDGVDLRDATQDSVRAAVGIVPQDTVLFNDTIEYNIGYGRPGASREEIREAARLARIHDFVESLPDGYETTVGERGLKLSGGEKQRVAIARAILKQPQILLFDEATSALDTATEREIQKSLREVSRGRTTLVIAHRLSTVVDADEIIVLEAGRIAERGTHSTLLTQGGVYAEMWRRQQEGEEGDGIALDRSVSPKSE; translated from the coding sequence ATGGCCACTGATACACAAACCGGGTCCGAGGCAAAAACCAGGCGCGGAGTCCAACTCAGGACCCTGCGTACCATGCTGCCTTACCTGTGGCCTGCCGGGCGCCCCAATATAAGGTATCGTGTCGTCGGTGCGCTGATCGCGCTGGCCCTTGCCAAGGGGGCGAACGTCATCGTCCCGATCTTCTACAAGCGCGCCGTGGATGCCCTGGACGCCGCCGGCAGCGAACAAGGCGCCGCTGTCGCCGGGATTGTGGCTATCCCGGTTGCTCTGCTGGTCGGATACGGCCTGACGCGACTTCTTGCCGTCGTATTTCAGGAAATTCGCGAAGCGCTGTTCGCCCGTGTGGCTCAGACCGCGATCAGGACGGTCGCGCTGCAGACCTTTCGGCACCTGCACGCGTTGAGCCTGCGCTTCCATCTGGAGCGTCAGACAGGCGGTCTTTCCCGCGTCATCGAACGGGGGGTGAAAGGCATCGAATTCGTCCTGAACTTCATGCTGTTCAACATTCTGCCGACCCTGCTGGAAATCGGCTTGGTCTGTGTCATCCTGTGGGGGCTGTTCGACATCACCTATGCGGCGGTGACCTTTGTCACCATCGCCGGATATATCGCCTACACGCTGATCGTGACGGAATGGCGGCTGAAGTATCGCCGCGAAATGAACGACAGCGACACGAACGCGAATACCAAGGCGATCGACAGCCTGCTGAATTACGAGACAGTGAAGTATTTCGGCAATGAAGGGCATGAGGCCGACCGGTACGATGGTGCCCTGAAACGCTATGAAAACGCTGCGGTTCGTTCGACGGTCAGCCTGTCGGTGGTCAATGTCGGGCAGGGCGGCATCATTGCCCTTGGTCTCGTGGTTCTGATGCTGATGGCAGCCAACGGTGTGGCGGCCGGCACCATGTCACTGGGCGATTTCGTTCTGGTGAACACCTACCTGATCCAGCTTTACCTGCCGCTGAACTTCCTGGGGTTCGTTTATCGCCAGATCCGGCAGAGCCTGACCGACATGGAGGACATGTTCCAACTGCTGCATGTGCCGCAGGAAGTGCAGGATAAGCCGAAGGCCGAAACGCTGCGTGCGCCGGAAGGGCGGCTCAGTTTTCATCATGTCGATTTTGGATATGACCCGCGCCGCCCCATTCTGAAGGACGTCGACTTCACGGTCGAGCCGGGCAAGACGCTTGCAATTGTCGGTCCGTCAGGAGCCGGTAAGTCCACGATCAGCAGGCTGCTGTTCCGTTTTTACGATCCTGTCGGGGGCGCCGTGACCATCGACGGTGTCGATTTGCGGGACGCTACGCAGGACAGCGTGCGTGCCGCGGTCGGAATCGTGCCGCAGGACACGGTCCTGTTCAACGACACGATCGAGTACAATATCGGCTATGGACGACCGGGGGCGAGCCGGGAGGAAATCCGCGAAGCGGCGCGACTGGCACGAATCCACGATTTCGTCGAGTCCCTGCCGGACGGGTATGAAACGACTGTCGGGGAGCGCGGCCTCAAGCTGTCTGGGGGCGAAAAACAGCGCGTCGCCATTGCCCGCGCCATTCTCAAACAGCCGCAGATACTGCTCTTCGACGAGGCGACATCCGCCCTCGACACCGCAACGGAGCGGGAAATCCAGAAATCCCTGCGCGAGGTGAGCCGGGGGCGCACCACGCTTGTCATTGCGCACCGCCTTTCGACCGTGGTTGACGCCGATGAGATCATCGTTCTGGAGGCCGGTCGGATTGCGGAGCGCGGTACACACTCGACCCTGCTGACCCAAGGCGGCGTCTATGCCGAGATGTGGCGGCGTCAGCAGGAGGGAGAGGAAGGCGACGGAATCGCCCTGGACCGTTCGGTCAGTCCGAAATCGGAATAG
- a CDS encoding carbon monoxide dehydrogenase subunit G, translating into MDMQGEYRIPASRETVWDALNDPEVLKACISGCESLERTEDGGFEATVKAKVGPVKATFKGAVRLENVNPPESYTIVGEGKGGAAGFAKGGADVKLTEDDGETILNYTVNAQVGGKLAQIGARLVDSTAKKYATDFFEKFVEIVNDREAENREVVAETPAPEPETPPQADPEAQPETGPESNATLGSAEDSATTASHATQDTRDDIARAAIDAVDATKAKRKGLSPFQWILLLVAVLAGLTLLFGGGGPTTGTGG; encoded by the coding sequence ATGGACATGCAAGGCGAATACCGGATTCCGGCGTCCCGCGAAACCGTATGGGATGCGTTGAACGATCCGGAGGTTCTGAAGGCCTGCATCTCCGGCTGCGAATCGCTGGAGCGAACCGAGGACGGTGGTTTCGAGGCGACCGTCAAGGCCAAGGTCGGCCCGGTCAAGGCGACCTTCAAGGGCGCGGTACGGCTGGAAAACGTCAATCCGCCGGAAAGCTACACCATCGTCGGTGAAGGCAAGGGCGGCGCGGCCGGTTTCGCCAAGGGCGGTGCCGACGTCAAACTGACCGAGGATGACGGCGAAACGATCCTGAACTACACGGTCAACGCTCAGGTCGGCGGAAAGCTGGCCCAGATCGGGGCGCGGCTGGTGGATTCCACGGCCAAGAAATACGCCACCGATTTTTTCGAGAAATTCGTTGAAATCGTGAACGACCGTGAGGCCGAAAACCGGGAAGTGGTCGCAGAGACGCCCGCTCCCGAACCCGAAACTCCCCCGCAAGCGGACCCGGAGGCACAGCCCGAGACCGGCCCCGAATCCAATGCGACATTGGGAAGTGCGGAAGATTCGGCAACGACCGCCTCCCATGCCACCCAGGACACCCGCGATGACATTGCGCGGGCGGCGATCGACGCGGTTGATGCAACCAAGGCGAAACGAAAGGGGCTGTCACCCTTCCAGTGGATCCTGCTGCTTGTCGCGGTTCTGGCAGGGTTGACCCTGCTGTTCGGCGGCGGCGGCCCGACGACCGGCACCGGCGGGTAA
- a CDS encoding (2Fe-2S)-binding protein, whose protein sequence is MPTVSMTVNGKQVSGDVEARTLLAQFIRENLDLTGTHIGCDTSQCGACVVHVNGDSVKSCTMLAVEADGADVTTIEGLAQDTDDLHPMQEAFRENHGLQCGFCTPGMVMSALDLVKTNPNPSEHEIREWLEGNICRCTGYHNIVKSIAAGAAAMRGEKAAAE, encoded by the coding sequence ATGCCAACCGTTTCCATGACGGTGAACGGCAAGCAGGTGTCGGGAGACGTTGAGGCCCGCACCCTGCTCGCTCAATTCATTCGCGAAAATCTGGATCTCACCGGCACCCATATCGGGTGCGACACCAGCCAGTGCGGCGCCTGCGTCGTGCACGTAAACGGCGATTCCGTAAAATCCTGCACCATGCTGGCCGTGGAAGCGGACGGCGCCGACGTCACCACGATCGAAGGCCTGGCCCAGGATACCGACGACCTGCATCCGATGCAGGAAGCCTTCCGTGAAAACCACGGACTTCAATGCGGATTCTGCACACCCGGCATGGTAATGAGCGCGCTGGATCTGGTGAAGACCAATCCCAATCCCAGCGAACATGAAATCCGGGAATGGCTGGAAGGCAATATCTGCCGCTGCACCGGCTACCATAACATCGTGAAGTCGATCGCCGCGGGCGCCGCTGCCATGCGCGGTGAGAAGGCCGCCGCTGAATAG
- a CDS encoding universal stress protein: MAIKTLLVHLAPDPDCDNRLKVAVGLASKLDAHLLALYVATPVHLPPGAEGRGASALYLQEARERAREKSTAIKSRVEEVCAAANVSHEWIYGEEDHLDTLLDEVHHVDMTVVNQVGFDSFEDRLMYQMPEKLVMGAGGPVLVIPKGMTEFDLDTVGTILVAWTYSKEAIRALRDSLPMLTKAKSVHLLTCGSDRQVASESANRVVDYLKRHGVEVSQISQAQSGHAGEEILLTAEAVKAEMVVMGAYGHTSFLDKLFGSASRYVIGHTHIPLLMSH; the protein is encoded by the coding sequence ATGGCTATCAAGACCCTGCTCGTCCATCTTGCACCGGATCCCGATTGCGACAACCGGCTCAAGGTGGCGGTCGGCCTGGCGAGCAAGCTGGACGCCCATCTGCTGGCGCTCTACGTCGCGACGCCGGTCCACCTTCCGCCCGGTGCCGAAGGACGCGGTGCCTCTGCATTGTATCTTCAGGAAGCCAGGGAACGTGCCAGGGAGAAATCGACGGCGATCAAGTCGCGTGTCGAAGAAGTCTGTGCGGCCGCCAATGTCTCTCACGAATGGATCTATGGCGAGGAAGATCACCTCGACACCTTGCTGGATGAAGTTCACCACGTCGACATGACCGTCGTGAACCAGGTTGGCTTCGACAGTTTCGAGGACCGGTTGATGTACCAGATGCCGGAAAAGCTGGTCATGGGAGCCGGCGGACCGGTTCTGGTGATTCCGAAAGGCATGACCGAATTCGATCTGGATACGGTCGGAACGATCCTGGTGGCCTGGACCTACTCGAAGGAAGCCATCCGGGCCCTGCGCGATTCCCTGCCGATGCTGACCAAGGCGAAGTCCGTACATCTGCTGACCTGCGGTTCAGACCGGCAGGTGGCTTCGGAATCCGCCAACCGGGTTGTCGACTACCTGAAGCGGCATGGCGTCGAAGTCTCACAGATCTCCCAGGCGCAATCCGGGCACGCCGGGGAGGAGATTCTGCTGACGGCTGAGGCGGTGAAGGCCGAAATGGTCGTCATGGGCGCCTACGGGCACACGTCCTTCCTGGACAAGCTGTTCGGGTCCGCCAGCCGCTACGTGATTGGCCACACCCATATTCCCCTGCTGATGTCGCACTGA
- a CDS encoding MFS transporter has translation MPGIYGSIAAILLSIALLYGGNTMMGTLLPVRAGQEGFDAIFVGGMGTGYFIGFILGCRLTPWLVQRVGHIRAFGALAAITASTTLGFALFLEPAPWIVLRFVYGLAGSGLLMIVEGWLNEKAGQGNRGRVLAIYTLVYIAAQALSQQVFLFIPAKEVTLFLVAAIAICLSLVPIAVTTSPSPTPLRTASLNLRRLYETSPVATLGSLGVGLANGAFWSLAPLFAQGIGLSTETVGMLITSVILGNAVLQWPIGWLSDRIDRRIPIVGCFFGASALGLMMSFSDGVLLILSIAAVYGAFAQSIYAMLVAHAGDKAGPEDFVSVSGGLLLLYGVGALIGAMPGAALMDAFGHQALFWWTASVHAGIALFILWRMRQRPERAEPAPEGFQAVPKSTPMAFELDPRADAAPQPDEDARAQDGTKSPP, from the coding sequence ATGCCCGGTATCTACGGGTCCATAGCCGCCATTCTGCTGTCCATCGCCCTGCTATACGGGGGCAATACGATGATGGGCACGCTTCTGCCTGTCCGGGCCGGGCAGGAAGGTTTCGACGCGATCTTCGTTGGCGGCATGGGCACCGGCTATTTCATTGGCTTCATACTCGGTTGCAGATTGACGCCCTGGCTGGTTCAGCGTGTGGGCCATATTCGTGCCTTCGGCGCGCTTGCCGCGATAACCGCCAGCACGACACTCGGCTTCGCGCTGTTTCTCGAACCGGCCCCGTGGATCGTGCTGCGTTTCGTCTACGGCCTTGCGGGATCAGGGTTGTTGATGATCGTCGAAGGCTGGCTGAACGAAAAGGCCGGGCAGGGCAACCGCGGCCGCGTGCTGGCAATCTATACCTTGGTTTATATCGCCGCCCAGGCCCTCAGCCAGCAGGTGTTTCTGTTCATCCCGGCAAAGGAAGTCACGCTGTTCCTTGTGGCGGCGATTGCGATCTGCCTATCGCTTGTGCCGATCGCTGTGACCACCTCTCCGTCGCCGACGCCGCTGCGCACGGCCAGCCTGAACCTGCGTCGACTCTATGAGACATCCCCTGTTGCCACGCTGGGCAGTCTCGGTGTCGGTCTGGCAAATGGGGCATTCTGGAGCCTGGCGCCGCTCTTTGCCCAGGGAATCGGATTGTCGACCGAAACGGTCGGCATGTTGATCACCTCGGTCATACTCGGGAATGCCGTTCTGCAGTGGCCCATTGGCTGGCTGTCCGACCGAATTGACCGACGCATTCCGATAGTCGGCTGCTTTTTTGGCGCCAGTGCGCTCGGGCTGATGATGTCCTTCTCCGACGGTGTGCTCCTAATCCTGTCCATCGCGGCCGTCTACGGCGCCTTCGCGCAATCGATCTATGCCATGCTCGTCGCACATGCCGGCGACAAGGCGGGGCCGGAAGATTTCGTATCCGTGAGCGGCGGTCTGCTACTGCTGTACGGGGTCGGTGCCCTGATCGGTGCGATGCCCGGCGCGGCGCTGATGGATGCGTTCGGGCACCAGGCCCTGTTCTGGTGGACGGCATCCGTCCATGCGGGAATCGCTCTCTTCATCCTGTGGCGTATGCGGCAGCGTCCCGAGCGGGCCGAACCGGCCCCGGAGGGATTTCAGGCCGTTCCGAAGTCCACTCCCATGGCTTTCGAACTCGATCCCAGAGCCGATGCTGCACCGCAGCCGGACGAGGACGCCAGGGCGCAGGACGGGACGAAGAGCCCGCCTTGA
- the pyrH gene encoding UMP kinase: protein MPTDGSDLTYKRVLLKLSGEALMGDRDFGLDPEVVSRIADEIKGVRELGCEICLVIGGGNIFRGVSVAAKGMERTTADYMGMLATVMNALAMQSALEAKGVPTRVQSAIPMATVCEPYIRRRATRHMEKGRIVIFAAGTGNPFFTTDTAAALRASEMDCDAMLKATKVDGVYTADPMKDPDAQRYETLTYQQVLTDNLKVMDASAITLSRDRGIPILVFSLYEPGMFAQVVRGQGRFTKVMEGS from the coding sequence ATGCCGACTGATGGATCCGATCTGACCTACAAGCGCGTTCTTCTGAAACTGTCCGGCGAGGCCCTGATGGGCGACCGAGACTTCGGGCTGGACCCGGAGGTCGTCAGCCGGATCGCTGATGAAATCAAGGGGGTCCGGGAACTGGGCTGCGAGATCTGCCTCGTTATCGGCGGTGGCAACATCTTCCGCGGCGTGTCCGTGGCCGCAAAGGGGATGGAACGCACGACCGCCGACTATATGGGCATGCTGGCGACCGTCATGAACGCCCTTGCCATGCAATCCGCCCTGGAGGCAAAGGGCGTTCCCACGCGGGTTCAGTCTGCGATTCCGATGGCGACCGTTTGTGAACCCTATATCCGCCGCCGCGCGACACGGCATATGGAGAAGGGCCGGATCGTCATCTTCGCGGCGGGAACCGGCAACCCGTTCTTCACCACCGATACCGCCGCCGCTTTGCGCGCGTCCGAAATGGACTGTGATGCGATGCTGAAGGCGACGAAGGTCGATGGCGTGTACACCGCGGATCCCATGAAGGACCCCGATGCACAACGTTACGAAACACTGACTTATCAGCAGGTCCTGACGGACAATCTGAAGGTGATGGATGCGTCCGCGATCACCTTGTCGCGCGACCGCGGCATTCCGATCCTGGTTTTCTCACTTTACGAACCCGGCATGTTCGCCCAAGTGGTCCGCGGGCAGGGTCGGTTCACAAAGGTGATGGAAGGGTCCTAA
- a CDS encoding DUF4065 domain-containing protein, which translates to MTVPVVGSTLDVALWFFDQSRRDELHLPAQKLQRLLWIAQALYAAENHGRMLMPATFVAGETGPTEPTVFHIFEDSRPPIAQHRMKPEAENFLSRIWRKYGHHSPDYLNRMMSHNEVYRRAYRKEPGTVIPFETIAKHFTSKPDIGSQVKTSDGRILKKWVPTAKPVARR; encoded by the coding sequence ATGACGGTTCCGGTAGTCGGATCGACCCTGGATGTCGCTCTCTGGTTCTTCGACCAGAGTCGTCGGGACGAACTGCATCTGCCTGCCCAGAAACTCCAGCGGTTGCTGTGGATCGCGCAGGCACTCTATGCCGCGGAGAATCACGGTCGCATGCTGATGCCTGCGACCTTCGTCGCCGGCGAGACCGGACCGACCGAACCTACCGTTTTTCATATCTTCGAGGACAGCCGTCCGCCCATCGCGCAGCACCGGATGAAGCCGGAGGCCGAGAACTTCCTGTCCCGCATCTGGCGGAAATATGGCCATCACTCGCCCGACTATCTGAACCGGATGATGAGCCACAACGAAGTCTATCGCCGTGCGTACCGGAAGGAGCCGGGCACGGTAATACCGTTCGAAACAATTGCGAAGCATTTCACCAGCAAACCAGACATAGGCAGCCAGGTGAAAACCTCCGATGGCCGGATCCTGAAGAAGTGGGTCCCGACCGCAAAGCCGGTCGCCCGCCGCTGA
- the tsf gene encoding translation elongation factor Ts has protein sequence MGQISASMVKDLREKTGAGMMDCKKALAETDGDVEAAVDWLRKKGLAAAAKKSGRVASDGLVAVVTDGKAGAAVEINAETDFVARNESFQAFVSEVAKIALANGGDAAKTLASAYPGTDRNVEEQLTHNIATIGENMSFRRAIALSVENGVVAGYVHSATAPGLGKIGVLVALESTGDTEKLEALGKQIAMHVAAARPEALKIEDVDSSNLDREREVLVEQAKASGKPDNIIEKMVEGRIRKYYEEVVLLEQVFVVDGENRVKKVVEDAAKDVGAPVTLTGFVRFELGEGIAKKEEDFAAEVAAAMKS, from the coding sequence ATGGGCCAGATTTCGGCGAGCATGGTAAAGGACCTGCGCGAAAAGACCGGCGCGGGCATGATGGATTGCAAGAAAGCTCTGGCGGAAACCGACGGTGACGTCGAAGCCGCCGTCGATTGGCTGCGCAAGAAAGGTCTTGCCGCCGCCGCGAAGAAGTCGGGCCGCGTTGCGTCCGACGGTCTGGTCGCGGTCGTGACGGACGGCAAGGCCGGCGCCGCGGTTGAGATCAACGCCGAGACCGATTTCGTCGCGCGCAACGAAAGCTTCCAGGCCTTCGTTTCGGAAGTGGCCAAGATTGCCCTGGCGAATGGCGGCGATGCCGCGAAGACGCTGGCTTCCGCCTATCCGGGCACGGACCGCAACGTCGAAGAACAGCTGACCCACAACATTGCGACGATCGGCGAGAACATGAGCTTCCGCCGCGCGATCGCCCTGTCGGTCGAGAACGGCGTTGTCGCCGGTTATGTGCACAGCGCCACGGCGCCGGGCCTCGGCAAGATCGGCGTGCTGGTCGCGCTGGAATCGACGGGCGATACCGAGAAGCTGGAAGCTCTGGGCAAGCAGATCGCGATGCATGTCGCGGCCGCCCGCCCGGAAGCGCTGAAGATCGAAGATGTCGATAGCAGCAACCTGGATCGCGAGCGCGAAGTTCTGGTCGAGCAGGCCAAGGCTTCGGGCAAGCCGGACAACATCATCGAGAAGATGGTCGAGGGCCGGATTCGCAAGTATTACGAGGAAGTTGTTCTGCTGGAGCAGGTCTTCGTCGTCGATGGCGAGAACCGGGTCAAGAAGGTCGTCGAAGACGCTGCGAAGGACGTCGGCGCCCCGGTGACGCTGACCGGCTTCGTCCGTTTCGAACTGGGCGAAGGCATCGCGAAGAAGGAAGAAGACTTTGCCGCCGAAGTTGCCGCGGCGATGAAGAGCTGA